A genomic region of Pseudorca crassidens isolate mPseCra1 chromosome 10, mPseCra1.hap1, whole genome shotgun sequence contains the following coding sequences:
- the VPS52 gene encoding vacuolar protein sorting-associated protein 52 homolog isoform X2 → MEQMLGAFQSDLSSISSEIRTLQEQSGAMNIRLRNRQAVRGKLGELVDGLVVPSALVTAILEAPVTEPRFLEQLQELDAKAAAVREQEARGTAACADVRGVLDRLRIKAVTKIREFILQKIYSFRKPMTNYQIPQTALLKYRFFYQFLLGNERATAKEIRDEYVETLSKIYLSYYRSYLGRLMKVQYEEVAEKDDLMGVEDTAKKGFFSKPSLRSRNTIFTLGTRGSVISPTELEAPILVPHTAQRGEQRYPFEALFRSQHYALLDNSCREYLFICEFFVVSGSAAHDLFHAVMGRTLSMTLKHLESYLTDCYDAIAVFLCIHIVLRFRNIAAKRDVPALDRYWEQVLTLLWPRFELILEMNVQSVRSTDPQRLGGLDTRPHYITRRYAEFSSALVSINQTIPNERTMQLLGQLQVEVENFVLRVAAEFSSRKEQLVFLINNYDMMLGVLMERAADDSKEVESFQQLLNARTQEFIEELLSPPFGGLVAFVKEAEALIERGQAERLRGEEARVTQLIRGFGSSWKSSVESLSQDVMRSFTNFKNGTSIIQGALTQLIQLYHRFHRVLSQPQLRALPARAELINIHHLMVELKKHKPNF, encoded by the exons CTGGGAGCTTTTCAGAGTGATCTCAGCTCCATCAGCTCTGAGATCCGGACACTGCAGGAACAGTCAGGAGCCATGAACATTCGGCTTCGAAACCGCCAGGCTGTCCGGGGGAAACTCGGGGAGCTTGTCGATGGTCTGGTGGTGCCCTCTGCTCTGGTCAC GGCAATTCTGGAGGCACCAGTCACAGAGCCCCGGTTCCTGGAGCAGCTGCAGGAGCTGGATGCCAAGGCAGCTGCAGTCCGAGAGCAGGAGGCTAGGGGCACAGCGGCCTGTGCAGACGTCCGAGGCGTGCTCGACAGGCTCCGGATCAAG GCAGTGACGAAGATCCGAGAGTTCATCCTTCAGAAGATCTATTCCTTCAGAAAACCAATGACCAACTATCAGATCCCCCAGACGGCCCTGCTGAAGTACAG GTTTTTCTATCAGTTCCTGCTGGGCAACGAACGGGCCACCGCAAAGGAGATCAGGGACGAGTACGTGGAGACACTGAGCAAGATCTACCTGTCCTACTACCGCTCTTACCTGGGGCGGCTCATGAAGGTGCAG TATGAGGAGGTCGCTGAGAAGGATGATCTAATGGGTGTAGAAGATACAGCCAAGAAAG GATTCTTCTCAAAGCCATCCCTCCGCAGCAGGAATACCATCTTCACCCTGGGGACCCGGGGCTCTGTCATCTCCCCCACTGAACTGGAAGCCCCCATCCTTGTGCCCCACACCGCCCAGCGGGGAGAACAGAGG TATCCTTTCGAGGCCCTCTTCCGCAGCCAGCACTATGCCCTCCTTGACAACTCCTGCCGTGAATACCTTTTCATCTGTGAATTCTTCGTTGTGTCTGGCTCGGCTGCACACGACCTCTTCCACGCAGTCATGGGCCGCACGCTCAGCATGACCCTG AAACACCTGGAGTCTTACCTCACTGACTGCTACGATGCCATTGCTGTTTTTCTCTGTATCCATATTGTCCTCCGATTCCGCAACATTGCAGCCAAGAGGGATGTTCCTGCCCTGGACAG GTACTGGGAACAAGTGCTTACCTTGCTGTGGCCACGGTTTGAACTGATCCTGGAGATGAACGTCCAGAGTGTCCGCAGCACTGACCCTCAGCGCCTCGGGGGGCTGGACACTCGGCCTCACTAC ATCACACGCCGCTATGCAGAGTTCTCCTCGGCTCTTGTCAGCATCAATCAGACGATTCCCAATGAACGGACGATGCAGCTGCTAGGCCAGCTACAG GTGGAGGTGGAGAATTTTGTCCTCCGAGTAGCAGCCgagttctcctcaaggaaggaGCAGCTTGTGTTTCTGATCAACAACTACGACATGATGCTGGGAGTGCTGATG GAGCGGGCTGCGGATGACAGCAAAGAGGTTGAAAGTTTCCAACAGCTGCTCAATGCTCGGACACAG GAATTCATTGAAGAATTGCTGTCTCCCCCCTTTGGGGGTCTGGTGGCATTTgtgaaggaagctgaggctttgATTGAGCGTGGACAAGCTGAACGACTTCGTGGGGAAGAAG CCCGGGTTACTCAGCTAATCCGTGGCTTTGGTAGTTCCTGGAAATCCTCAGTGGAGTCTCTGAGTCAGGATGTAATGCGGAGTTTCACCAACTTCAAAAATGGAACCAGTATCATCCAG GGAGCGCTGACCCAGCTGATCCAGCTCTATCATCGCTTCCACCGGGTGTTGTCTCAGCCGCAGCTCCGAGCCCTGCCTGCCCGGGCCGAGCTCATCAACATCCACCACCTCATGGTGGAGCTCAAGAAGCACAAGCCCAACTTCTGA